The Paenibacillus dendritiformis region TCACAACCGAATCGGTAGAGAGGTTTGCGGATTCTTATTTCTCGCGTCCCGATGTCAGGGAGCGGCTCAAAGGCGCACTCTTTCTTGTCGTCAAAGATGATAAGGTACTGCTCAATAAAGGATACGGATATGCCGATGTGGCCGCCAAGAAGCCTATTGACCCCGATAAGACTGTATTCAGAATGGCGTCAATATCCAAAGTTTTCACAGCAACGGCAGTCATGCAGCTCGTTGAGCAAGGCAAAATCGATCTGGAACATGACATATCCAAATATATGGCAGACATCACCATCCCTAATAAAACAGGCTTCCCGCTTAAGATGAAACATCTGTTGACCCATACAACCGGGTATAACTACACAGATGGTTCCGCAGCAGCAAGCCGCATATCTCTTGATCGCTATGTAAAAGAAAATATACCGACTGTCATACGCAAACCTGGAGAGGCCTACCGTTATGATAATATAGCTTTCGTACAACAGGGATATATCGTACAAAATGTATCGAAGCTCCCGTTTGAAAGCTACATGAAAGAGCATATATTTAAACCGCTCGGTATGAATAGATCCGATTTTACAATGAGTGCCGATGTCAAAGCAAATCTCGCCAAAGGCTATGATCCTGAAGGCAACGAGATTGCTCTCTACGATAATACCCCCTATATTGACCCAACCGGAGGATTATTCTCAACCGGAAGCGATATGGCCAAGTACATAACTGCGATGTTAAATGGAGGCAAGCTCGGGGACAATCGAATATTGAAGGAACAAACGACCCGGACCATGGAGTCCTTTCAATACGGCATTCATTCGAAGCTGCCTGTAATGTCATATGGGTTCGAATCTTTCCTTAAGCACCTTCACAATGGAGAGGTTGTCATCGGGAAAGGCGGGGATCTTGCTGGAGCTCATTCCTGGATGTGGATGCTGCCCGAGCACAAAGTAGGCGCGATGGTTATCGTGAACGGCGAGACGATAGATCCGAGAATCGAACTGTTCGCCGCCTTCATGCAGCAGTTTTATCCCGATCAACGCTCTGCCGCAACGGCTCAACTTAAACCGGCACAGAAACAGTTGACTCGATTTGAAGGCACATACAGAAACCTGCGGAATCCGATGGCGATCTCGAGTATTACGGCAGGTAAGGACGGTACAATTACGGTAAAAGATCAGATGGGTACTCATAAGCTGAAACAGCTAGAAGCTTTATTGTTTCAAGACGAGGACGGCATGACAGCGGGCTTTAAAGAGGATAGTAACGGGGGGATCAACTACTTCTATTACAACGCCCCAGACAGTTTTTTCGAGAAATTGCCAAACCCTAAGCAATACCGTGACGTACCTAAAAATCATCCGTATGCCTCTTCTATTTATCTGGTAAGAAAACTTCAAAATGTAAGCGATGACGGCCCAAACACATTCAGACCTAAAAAAGCTATAACCCGGGCGGAATTCATTCAAATGCTGGTGCAGATTGGCGGATTTCAATTAAGCAAGCAGCCTGTCCGATTCACCGATTCGGTGGGCCATCCGCTTGCACCGGAAATTCAGACAGCCGTTGAGCATTTAGGTGTCGCAGGATTACAGGACGGACGTTTTGAACCGAATCGAGCGATAACGAGGCAGGAAGCTGCTTTATTAGCATGGAGATTTGCGCAGACGTATAGAACGGACCAACCGCAAAAAGCAAAGCTACGTGGCAAACAACCATCATCTTGGGCCCGGGATGCCGTACAATTTGTTGCTGCCGCAAAACTGTTTGGTCCTGAAGTAAAGATTGGAGCGAATGGAGCGATAAATTATGAACCTATGCGCCCAATGCTTCGCCAAGAAGCCGCTGCGTTGTTAGCCGGGCTTGCCGTACCGTCGGGATCATAAGGGTGGCGTGCTCACAGCCCAAATCCGTGCTTGAGGAATTGAACGCATCACGAAGCACAAAGAGGGAAAAATTAAACGGGTAAAGGGACGAATACTAACCCCCTACCCGTTTTCTTAGCCCTACTTATGGTACGGTTCACCATATCATCTATAAAGCGAACTTAACTCCTATCAAAAGAACTCGTCCATAAGGTAATAATCTCCCATATTATTATTGTTTTTCGGAAATCGCCTCAAAATGCTTGACTATCAACCTTGTTTACAGTTGGAATATCACCGAAAAAGGTCGACATCAACACAATTGGAGTCTTCTGAGCTATTCAAGTTTGACTAAATGCAGTGTTTCTATCTGACTGTAGCAGTAAATAAGTGCATCACAAAGAGATCGAGCTAACCTTTGATGAGAAGATTGAGGAATACTTCCAAACTATTGCCCCTTCCGCTAATGAAGCAGAGGGGGCTTTTTGTGTTCCTAGCAAAATAGTTCGTAGTAAGTAGAAGATTATGATAGCAATCTAATTTTTTATATCGTATGATTCTTCACATACAATAAGATTTTGCAATAATAAGCTTCATAATATATATCTTATTACACTTTAGGGGAATAAGGCGTACTGCGGATTATTTATATTTTCCGTACGGGAGTTTTTTGGGAATGGAGAGACTATGAAAAAAATTATTGTCTTTATGATTGCATTACTTATACTGTTCACCGGATTCGCAACACCAAGTTATGCATTATCAGATTCGCAATCTGATTCAATACAAACATTGTTGGATGATGCAAGCCGTATATCAGGTGTACCGGGAATGTCAATCTCAATACTTGTGAACAATGAAGTGCTCTACTTTTCTTCCGGGTACGCAGATCGTGAAAAGGGACTGCCGGCAAGTGAAAATACTCTATATGAGCTGGCTTCGGTAAGTAAAGCTTTTACCGGCATGGGTATTCTGCTGATGGAAGAACAAGGAATGCTGTCAATGTCAGACTCTATCCAGAAATATTTGCCTTGGTTTACGTTAAAGTATCAGGGGAAACACGTTGATATGCAAAGTATGACACTCAATAACTTTTTACACCATACTAGCGGCTTAACAAATGGCAGTCACAGTCAAAACATTCCACAAGGCAATACGCCGGATATGTTGCAAAAAACCGTAGAAATGCTCGTAGATTCTGAATTGTCGTTCTATCCTGGTGAGCAGTATAATTACGGAACTGTTAATTATGACGTATTAGGTCTGGTTATTGAGATTGTGTCGGGACAAAGCTATGAAGAATTTATGAAGGAACAGGTATTTCAGCCACTGGGTCTTCACCAGACGTATGTTTATAAAGAAGATGCTCAAGCCACCGGACAGTTGGCACAGGGCTACCGTTCTTCCTTTTTTATGACAACCCCATATAACGCGCCGGATTATTCCGGGAATAAACCCGCAGGCTACATCATTTCTTGTACAAAAGATATGGCGCGTTGGATGGGCATACAGATGGGTATTGTGCAGGACATACCCGAAATATTCCATACGGTTATCGAGAAATCACATCAGGGTGATAGGTCTGTTCCGGCTGTCAACGAAATGTATTATGCGGCGGGCTGGTCGGTAAACGCCAACCAAACGATGATAGAGCACCCAGGGGGCAATCCCAATTTCGGAACCGAAATGGTCATACTGCTAAATGAACGAATAGCCATCTGCTTGCTGACCAACGGCGAAAATATCAATAGAAGCATGGTACTAAAAGTTAAAGATATATTAGACGGCAATCTGACGCAGTCATATGGAATAAGCGGCACACAGCTTTTGGACATCATTTTGTCGTCTACCACAATTATTCTTTGCCTATTGGCTGTTCTGTTCTTTCTCTTAGGATTACGCAGAAGGAAAACGAATGAGCGGCAGCCAATGACAAAAAAGCGAATAATCGTAACAGCTATTTTGCTGATTGCTACGATTGTCCAGTGTATAATATGCTATGCATTAGATTGGTCAGAGATACTTATTTGGCGAACATATAGTGTTCTTACAGCTTTGATTTCGTCGGCATTATTAACAGCAAGCATTACATGGTTTGTATACACTCACCGATATAATGCCTCGCTCCGAAAATAAGCATTGCATTCGTTCGCCTTATTGAAAAAACGCGAAGATTTCTTTAAATGAGAGAAC contains the following coding sequences:
- a CDS encoding serine hydrolase yields the protein MTTIIRKGFKPAVLATAILIGLTAMTPDIPVYATQDHSASVQKTATASREAIPITTESVERFADSYFSRPDVRERLKGALFLVVKDDKVLLNKGYGYADVAAKKPIDPDKTVFRMASISKVFTATAVMQLVEQGKIDLEHDISKYMADITIPNKTGFPLKMKHLLTHTTGYNYTDGSAAASRISLDRYVKENIPTVIRKPGEAYRYDNIAFVQQGYIVQNVSKLPFESYMKEHIFKPLGMNRSDFTMSADVKANLAKGYDPEGNEIALYDNTPYIDPTGGLFSTGSDMAKYITAMLNGGKLGDNRILKEQTTRTMESFQYGIHSKLPVMSYGFESFLKHLHNGEVVIGKGGDLAGAHSWMWMLPEHKVGAMVIVNGETIDPRIELFAAFMQQFYPDQRSAATAQLKPAQKQLTRFEGTYRNLRNPMAISSITAGKDGTITVKDQMGTHKLKQLEALLFQDEDGMTAGFKEDSNGGINYFYYNAPDSFFEKLPNPKQYRDVPKNHPYASSIYLVRKLQNVSDDGPNTFRPKKAITRAEFIQMLVQIGGFQLSKQPVRFTDSVGHPLAPEIQTAVEHLGVAGLQDGRFEPNRAITRQEAALLAWRFAQTYRTDQPQKAKLRGKQPSSWARDAVQFVAAAKLFGPEVKIGANGAINYEPMRPMLRQEAAALLAGLAVPSGS
- a CDS encoding serine hydrolase domain-containing protein, with amino-acid sequence MKKIIVFMIALLILFTGFATPSYALSDSQSDSIQTLLDDASRISGVPGMSISILVNNEVLYFSSGYADREKGLPASENTLYELASVSKAFTGMGILLMEEQGMLSMSDSIQKYLPWFTLKYQGKHVDMQSMTLNNFLHHTSGLTNGSHSQNIPQGNTPDMLQKTVEMLVDSELSFYPGEQYNYGTVNYDVLGLVIEIVSGQSYEEFMKEQVFQPLGLHQTYVYKEDAQATGQLAQGYRSSFFMTTPYNAPDYSGNKPAGYIISCTKDMARWMGIQMGIVQDIPEIFHTVIEKSHQGDRSVPAVNEMYYAAGWSVNANQTMIEHPGGNPNFGTEMVILLNERIAICLLTNGENINRSMVLKVKDILDGNLTQSYGISGTQLLDIILSSTTIILCLLAVLFFLLGLRRRKTNERQPMTKKRIIVTAILLIATIVQCIICYALDWSEILIWRTYSVLTALISSALLTASITWFVYTHRYNASLRK